A genomic segment from Nicotiana tabacum cultivar K326 chromosome 7, ASM71507v2, whole genome shotgun sequence encodes:
- the LOC107808967 gene encoding uncharacterized protein LOC107808967 isoform X2 — MASLTPGILLKLLQHLDDKQTKVAGEHRSALLQVISIVPSLDDDPWKSRGFYLRVSDSQHSAYVSVSEDDVELILSDKIQLGQFIHVTRLDSGSPVPVLRGIKPVPKRRPCVGDPKDLISSDFLTARNRPDPKRGKKNAEVKRVEAKTKVNRVVVSEDRDTKSRRQSIGNGKMEGLEMRRLSLDSVRKGWDRSPGEKNGAGATPRSNSKSGFSGSDSLPYVKKPSFDKVSTPRHSTASISPLTNKNIIVSPRSVTKPTRKDLDLLQDETLPCNLTKVALSFKNWSDSRISWSSLPSTEVTSYRNVVFLSAMHALEETAAAEGVIQCMSMFAELCESWKKVPAGQLVEQYLNLHENMQKAAAVVKSLVMRRTPEAKGSDKFCLQNPFPEVCHNFTNKNAASWIQAAIDSELSNFCLFIKEGKKGDLDNEKSHYVILENNRKNSEAENQSPKNKQSPKTNGPSGPDSGGRRSVSHSKQRLPATRRTNTEREQWSKGSGLKEAAILAEKLLASSRAWFLNFLEDSLNKGFGLNTVEGNSEIAGLLGQLKRVNQWLDDMVKLGSRVDERVEGLRKKLYRFLLDHVDSSILGGK, encoded by the exons ATGGCGTCTCTAACGCCTGGTATTTTGCTTAAACTCTTGCAACACCTCGATGATAAACAAACCAAAGTTGCTGGTGAACACCGCTCTGCTCTTCTTCAG GTTATTAGTATAGTTCCATCACTTGATGATGATCCATGGAAAAGCAGGGGATTTTATCTAAGGGTATCAGATTCTCAGCATTCAGCTTATGTTTCTGTATCAGAAGATGATGTTGAGTTGATACTGAGTGACAAGATCCAACTCGGTCAGTTCATTCACGTGACCCGGCTTGACTCCGGTTCTCCCGTTCCAGTTCTCCGTGGTATCAAGCCGGTTCCCAAGAGGCGTCCATGTGTTGGAGATCCTAAAGATTTGATCTCCAGTGATTTTTTGACTGCCCGCAACCGACCCGACCCGAAAAGGGGGAAGAAGAATGCTGAAGTGAAACGGGTCGAGGCTAAAACCAAGGTTAACAGAGTGGTTGTCAGTGAGGATAGAGATACAAAATCAAGAAGGCAGTCCATTGGAAATGGGAAGATGGAGGGGTTAGAGATGAGGAGATTGAGTTTGGATTCAGTGAGAAAAGGATGGGACCGGAGCCCCGGTGAGAAAAATGGTGCTGGAGCTACACCTAGGTCCAACTCCAAAAGCGGTTTCTCGGGTTCGGATTCT CTTCCTTATGTGAAAAAGCCTTCTTTTGACAAAGTTTCAACACCAAGGCATTCAACTGCAAGTATTTCACCACTTACAAACAAGAATATTATTGTCTCGCCAAGATCAGTTACCAAGCCCACTAGAAAAGATTTAGACCTTTTACAAGATGAGACTCTTCCGTGCAATCTGACTAAGGTGGCACTCAGTTTTAAGAATTGGTCTGACTCTAGGATTTCATGGAGTTCACTTCCATCAACG GAAGTTACAAGTTATAGGAATGTCGTGTTTCTGTCTGCTATGCATGCACTAGAAGAAACTGCTGCTGCTGAAGGTGTAATCCAGTGCATGAG TATGTTTGCAGAACTATGTGAATCATGGAAGAAAGTACCTGCTGGACAACTGGTGGAGCAATATTTGAACCTTCATGAAAACATGCAGAAAGCGGCAGCTGTTGTAAAATCATTGGTGATGAGAAGAACTCCTGAAGCAAAAGGCAGTGACAAGTTCTGTCTGCAGAATCCCTTTCCAGAAGTTTGCCATAATTTTACAAATAAGAATGCTGCCTCTTGGATTCAAGCTGCAATTGATTCCGAGCTTTCCAATTTCTGTTTGTTCATAAAGGAAGGCAAGAAGGGGGATTTAGATAATGAGAAGTCTCATTATGTCATATTAGAGAACAATCGTAAGAATAGTGAAGCAGAGAACCAGTCACCTAAAAACAAGCAAAGCCCTAAAACCAATGGGCCATCTGGTCCTGATTCCGGTGGAAGAAGATCAGTATCTCATTCGAAGCAGCGTTTACCAGCTACGAGAAGAACGAATACTGAAAGAGAACAATGGTCCAAAGGGAGTGGGCTGAAGGAGGCTGCAATTTTAGCCGAAAAGCTGCTTGCTTCGTCTCGTGCTTGGTTCTTGAACTTTTTGGAAGATTCTTTGAACAAGGGATTTGGGCTGAATACCGTGGAAGGGAATTCTGAAATTGCAGGTCTTCTTGGTCAGCTGAAAAGGGTCAATCAGTGGTTGGACGACATGGTTAAGTTAGGAAGCCGAGTAGATGAGAGGGTAGAAGGATTAAGAAAGAAGTTATATAGATTTTTGCTTGATCATGTTGACTCCTCCATTCTTGGAGGTAAGTAA
- the LOC107808967 gene encoding uncharacterized protein LOC107808967 isoform X1, whose product MASLTPGILLKLLQHLDDKQTKVAGEHRSALLQVISIVPSLDDDPWKSRGFYLRVSDSQHSAYVSVSEDDVELILSDKIQLGQFIHVTRLDSGSPVPVLRGIKPVPKRRPCVGDPKDLISSDFLTARNRPDPKRGKKNAEVKRVEAKTKVNRVVVSEDRDTKSRRQSIGNGKMEGLEMRRLSLDSVRKGWDRSPGEKNGAGATPRSNSKSGFSGSDSLPYVKKPSFDKVSTPRHSTASISPLTNKNIIVSPRSVTKPTRKDLDLLQDETLPCNLTKVALSFKNWSDSRISWSSLPSTVRDLGKEVTSYRNVVFLSAMHALEETAAAEGVIQCMSMFAELCESWKKVPAGQLVEQYLNLHENMQKAAAVVKSLVMRRTPEAKGSDKFCLQNPFPEVCHNFTNKNAASWIQAAIDSELSNFCLFIKEGKKGDLDNEKSHYVILENNRKNSEAENQSPKNKQSPKTNGPSGPDSGGRRSVSHSKQRLPATRRTNTEREQWSKGSGLKEAAILAEKLLASSRAWFLNFLEDSLNKGFGLNTVEGNSEIAGLLGQLKRVNQWLDDMVKLGSRVDERVEGLRKKLYRFLLDHVDSSILGGK is encoded by the exons ATGGCGTCTCTAACGCCTGGTATTTTGCTTAAACTCTTGCAACACCTCGATGATAAACAAACCAAAGTTGCTGGTGAACACCGCTCTGCTCTTCTTCAG GTTATTAGTATAGTTCCATCACTTGATGATGATCCATGGAAAAGCAGGGGATTTTATCTAAGGGTATCAGATTCTCAGCATTCAGCTTATGTTTCTGTATCAGAAGATGATGTTGAGTTGATACTGAGTGACAAGATCCAACTCGGTCAGTTCATTCACGTGACCCGGCTTGACTCCGGTTCTCCCGTTCCAGTTCTCCGTGGTATCAAGCCGGTTCCCAAGAGGCGTCCATGTGTTGGAGATCCTAAAGATTTGATCTCCAGTGATTTTTTGACTGCCCGCAACCGACCCGACCCGAAAAGGGGGAAGAAGAATGCTGAAGTGAAACGGGTCGAGGCTAAAACCAAGGTTAACAGAGTGGTTGTCAGTGAGGATAGAGATACAAAATCAAGAAGGCAGTCCATTGGAAATGGGAAGATGGAGGGGTTAGAGATGAGGAGATTGAGTTTGGATTCAGTGAGAAAAGGATGGGACCGGAGCCCCGGTGAGAAAAATGGTGCTGGAGCTACACCTAGGTCCAACTCCAAAAGCGGTTTCTCGGGTTCGGATTCT CTTCCTTATGTGAAAAAGCCTTCTTTTGACAAAGTTTCAACACCAAGGCATTCAACTGCAAGTATTTCACCACTTACAAACAAGAATATTATTGTCTCGCCAAGATCAGTTACCAAGCCCACTAGAAAAGATTTAGACCTTTTACAAGATGAGACTCTTCCGTGCAATCTGACTAAGGTGGCACTCAGTTTTAAGAATTGGTCTGACTCTAGGATTTCATGGAGTTCACTTCCATCAACGGTGCGTGATCTTGGCAAG GAAGTTACAAGTTATAGGAATGTCGTGTTTCTGTCTGCTATGCATGCACTAGAAGAAACTGCTGCTGCTGAAGGTGTAATCCAGTGCATGAG TATGTTTGCAGAACTATGTGAATCATGGAAGAAAGTACCTGCTGGACAACTGGTGGAGCAATATTTGAACCTTCATGAAAACATGCAGAAAGCGGCAGCTGTTGTAAAATCATTGGTGATGAGAAGAACTCCTGAAGCAAAAGGCAGTGACAAGTTCTGTCTGCAGAATCCCTTTCCAGAAGTTTGCCATAATTTTACAAATAAGAATGCTGCCTCTTGGATTCAAGCTGCAATTGATTCCGAGCTTTCCAATTTCTGTTTGTTCATAAAGGAAGGCAAGAAGGGGGATTTAGATAATGAGAAGTCTCATTATGTCATATTAGAGAACAATCGTAAGAATAGTGAAGCAGAGAACCAGTCACCTAAAAACAAGCAAAGCCCTAAAACCAATGGGCCATCTGGTCCTGATTCCGGTGGAAGAAGATCAGTATCTCATTCGAAGCAGCGTTTACCAGCTACGAGAAGAACGAATACTGAAAGAGAACAATGGTCCAAAGGGAGTGGGCTGAAGGAGGCTGCAATTTTAGCCGAAAAGCTGCTTGCTTCGTCTCGTGCTTGGTTCTTGAACTTTTTGGAAGATTCTTTGAACAAGGGATTTGGGCTGAATACCGTGGAAGGGAATTCTGAAATTGCAGGTCTTCTTGGTCAGCTGAAAAGGGTCAATCAGTGGTTGGACGACATGGTTAAGTTAGGAAGCCGAGTAGATGAGAGGGTAGAAGGATTAAGAAAGAAGTTATATAGATTTTTGCTTGATCATGTTGACTCCTCCATTCTTGGAGGTAAGTAA